ATATTGTGATTGATTACATAATCGATGATCAGGCAGGTATTCTAGAAGGGGAAATCTATCGCGCGGTGAAAAGCGTGTATCTCGACGGAGAATCCACGATAACAAATGACGGATCTGTCATTACTGTCCCTGGGTTAACCGCGATCAATGCCAGCCTGGATAACAGGATAAACGACTCTCTCTATTTCATTTCATTAAATCGAACTGGGGGGACTGTTCAGCCCACGTTGGCGCTCACACTTCAGGACATTGCCGCGTCTGTTGCATCCGGTCAGGGCACAGAGCTGCGCCTGGATTTTTCTGGAAATGACAATAGCGTCTACGCGATACCAACGTCATTTGCCCCGGTGCCTGTACCCGCCGCCCTGCCTCTTTTGAGTTCCGGCCTGGCGGTCCTTGGATTGATTCGCAGAAAAAGGAAAGTATGAGGCTGACATTTACAGGAGTTTAACAAGGCAATTCCGCAAACGTCTTGCAGCGAGTGACGATGCTTATATTATCCCGTGCTACTATTTGCCCTTGAACACGGGTTTGCGTTTACCGAGGAAAGCTTTTGCAGCCTCGATGTGATCCTCCGTCTCGGAGAGAAGTGCGAGCTGCGATGATATATAGTCCAGATGTGCGCTGAGGCTCGAGGTTTGCGCCTGGTACACGGCACGCTTCATCATACGTACGGCGAGCGGAGGCTTGTCCGCGATCTTGCGGGCGAGCGTAAGAGTTTCTGCCATGAGCTTTTCGTGAGACACAACGCGGTTGACGATGCCCAGTTTTAGGGCTTCTTCGGCGCTCAGTACATCGCCTGTCAGTAGCAGCTCAAGGGCCTTCGATTGACCTGCAATCCTCGGCAAGAAATAGGCCCCTCCGTCGCCGGGCACGAGTCCCATGGTGATGTAAGATTCCGCAAGCTTTGCGCGGTCCGAGCAGATTCGAAGATCGCACATGAGCGCCATATCCAGGCCTGCACCGATGGCGTGCCCGTTGATTGCTGCAATGACGGGCTTGTCGAGGTCCTCGAGGGTAAGCACAATACGGTGGACGCCCTCCCAAAGAAAACGTTTCATATCCCAGGATTGCAGCTTACCGTCCGCCATATCTTTGATGTCCCCGCCAGAGCAGAAGGTATCACCCTTTCCCGTGACAATGATGACGCGCACCGTATCATCTCTCTTCGCTTGCTCGAGGCCTTGCCTCCACAAGGTTATCATCTCGGGGCTGAATGCGTTCTTCTTCTCAGGCCTGTTGAGTATGATGTATGCGATATTGTCTTTCACTTCATAGAGAACGTGCTTGTCACTCACTTCACGGGAAACCTGCATATTACGGGACCATCCTCATATTTTTGCCTCAGTATAGCAGACTCACCATCCAATAGCCATTGGAGATTTCACATAGGCGAAGACCTTACCACTCATCGGTCCTAGCACTCAGGCAACTAAGAAAGAGTGCCGGTCTACCTGAGCATTTTGTGGTCTTAGCCGGTCGGACGGTTTCTACCGGAGGCGCGGATGATGTCCTGGTCTATGGCACAGGCATAGCCATTCGCAAGGCTTTTCCCGGTACCCGATCTGACAGATTGCGGCGGGAATGCCCGCTTACCCCATCAACCGCGGCAGGAACAGAGCTAGTTGGGGAAATGCGAGGAGCAGAAGCATGATAACCGCCACGGCGATCGTATAAGGCAAAACGCCTTTGAAAATCGTTTCCAACGGAATGTCCGGAGCGATACCCTTCACAATAAACATTGTCATCCCGACCGGCGGGCTTATCATACCCATCTGGACGACAAGCACGGTGATTACGCCAAACCAAATGGGGTCAAAACCGAGCTTTGTGACCACAGGGAAAAAGATGGGAAGGGTGAGAAGTATCATTGCGAGTTCGTCAAGGAAGGTGCCAAGAAGGATGTACATCAAGAAGATGACGAGCATAATTAAGACGGGAGGGAGAGGAAGAGTGCTCACCCAGCCGGCGAGCTCCATAGGTATGGTGGTCACCGCAAAGAAGGCATTGAAAATCATGGCCCCCGTTACCACGATGAAGATCATGCCTGTGTTGCGCATCGTATCGATGACCGACTCTCTAAATCCCTGCCAGCTAAGCTGTCTTCTTATGAGAGACAAAAGCGTGGCGCCGCACGCGCCGACCGCTCCCGCTTCCGTGGGCGTGAACCAGCCGACCATAAGCCCACCGAGGACGAGTGCAGTCAGGGCCAATATGTCGATACACTCCCCAAATGCCGATATCATTTCACTGAAGGAGAAGGTTTGCCCGGGAGGAGCCAGGCTGGGGTTACGCTTGACCATTATGTATATAACACCGATGAACATGAGAGAAAGGATAATTCCGGGTACGATCCCCGCTATGAAGAGCTTGCCTATGGACTGTTGGGTCATTATGCCGTAGATAATGAAGACACCGGAGGGCGGTATGAGTATGTCCAGGGTGCCGCCGGAAGCCATCGAACCGGCGATTAACGCATCGTCATACTTGTAGCGCCTCATTTCCGGAATGGCGATGAGGCCGATTGTCAACGTGCAGGCGATGCTGGACGAACTGATGGCAGAGAACACCCCACAGGCGAAGATCGTCGCGATCGCCAGACCGCCGGGCATGCGTCGGGTGAGAACCCGGGCAAGTCGAAAGAGCGATCGGCCGAAGCCCGCGTTGAGTATGACCGTGCCCATGAAAAGAAAGAGTGGGAGCACGCAATAATCGTAATTGGAGATAACCCCATAGGGAATGCTGCCGAGGATATGAAGGGCCCCGCTCAGCTTCACAATGAACATGAAACCGATGGAGCCCACGAGCAGCATCGCAAAACCGATCGGTAGACCGGCGAACATGAGTACGAGAAGCAGGATAACGCCTACTGTGCCAGTCTCTATAGGGGTCATGGCTCGTCCTTCCCTCTGATCGCCCTGATCAGATGTACCACGAGAAAGCAGGCAAGAATGAATACGCCGGCCGCCCACGTAAATTTGAACGGAGACGTGGGGATACTCATCGTCATTGTTACGTCCTGCAGCTTGACGGACTTGAAAGCGTCGAGGATGACCGCATAGAGGAGAAAGAGCACGGCGCCAAGGCTGAGGGCCGAAGTGACGCTGTCGAAAACCCTCTTGGTTTTAGGTTTCAAGCGGGTCATCAGGACGTCGACCGCCACGTTGGCCCGTTCCCGCGCGGTGAAGCCGACTGCTGCGGCGACCACAATTACCCCCGCGAGGCCGGCGATCTCAATGGTGCCGGTGATAGGTGTACGAAAAAGGGCGCGCCCCACGCTGTTGCCGGTGACGATAATTATCATGATCATCAACGGGATAGCGCCTATTACACAGAGAGCCGCGCCGACAATACGTCCAAATTTCGAGAAAAATTTCATGGCTTTCGCCCTCCGTGTCGCTATTTTGCGTATTGCTGGACCCGCTCTCTAATATATTTCACTACCTCGGTGCCGGGAATGCCCTTCGCGTCGAGTTCCCGCCCGACTTTGTCCCGGGTCTTTTCTACAATCGATACCACCTTGGCACGTTCTTGCGATGGCAAAGTGACAATCTCTACACCCTCTGTCTTATAGTACTTTTTTACCTCCTCCCACGCATCGACCCACATTTGAACCGTTGCCTGTTTTCCCCAATCACAACTCTTGTCGATAACTGCTTTGAGGTCCGCCGGCAGCTTGCCGTAGAAATCCTTGTTCATTATTGCAAATACCGGTGTGGGCGCTCCAAGGCTCAAGTCGAGCATATACTTGAGATTACCGGCGAGTTTGTTGTCCTCAACGGCCTGGGGTTGTATGGTACCGCCGTCCACGGTCTTCTTCTCCATGCCTATAACGAAGTCCGCAGTAGACATGAAGACCGGTGTTGCGCCGAGGTCTTTCATCATCATGGCCATCTCGGGCGAAGGCACCCTGATCTGAAGCCCCTTCATATCGTCAAGGCTTCGGACCGGCTTCCTCGTGTGCAGCGCCTGGAACATGCTGGAGGTAAGCCAGAGAATTTTCACGTCTTTCCACTCGTCGGCCATGACCTTGGGGAACTTTTTCCAAAGATCATCGTACACCTTCGTTGCCGTGATGACATCAGGGGCCCCGAGAATGAACGGGAAGGTTACCCCGAGAGGCTGGCCCTTGGGAGCGTAACGAAAACCGAAGCTCATGTCGGCAGTTCCGCTGGCGACGGCGTCGACAAGTTCTGGCGCGGGGACAAGAGTATTTACTGGGAAGATCCGGGCCGTGAGCCGGCCGTTGCTATCGGTGGCAATCTTCTTGGCCCAAGCTTCCATAATCTGGTGGGACGGTGAGCCCACGGGAAACATGTGAGCGAGTCTCACTTCGATGGGCTTATCCGCCGCCTGAGCAGGAGCAACAGAAAAGACAACCCCACATACCGTAAACGCCAAAAAAAACAGGAAATATGCCTTAACCCTTCTCATTTTTGAACCCCCTTGCCGGAATGGCGTTGTTCTTTCGAACATGGACAGGACAAACCCGTTGAATGCGGACGTTCTCCCGTCCAGTTCGGACATTAGTGGAACACTCCGCGTAGAAACCCTTGTTCCTCTTCTGTATTCCAGCGAGCCGGCCAGTAACACATTCCGCTAGAAACCCTATGATTCTGTCTCGTTTTAAGGTCGGGGAAGGCTATTGATACCCCTTTTTCAGTCCCTGGCACATAGTCGCACCATCTATTCTGTGGATACAATGATTTAATTCTATGACATAAATCATAGTAATTAGTATTGACCGATTGTATCGGAATTCTCAACCCGGACGGTTCCGGAAAAGATCTTTATGAACTCGTACCTTACGGCCGTCCACACCCGGGATCCGGCCTTTCTCAATCAGGTCGAACTTTTCAGGGCCCGCACTGACCTCGCCATCGCAGCACATCTCATCAAGGTGGGCCTGTCAGAGAGCGAGAATCTCCGGAGGCTATTACTGGAAGCGGAGACGGTCCTTGCCCGTCTTGGATATCTTGCTCAAGCGCAAGACGCTCACCCTCAATCTGAAATCCCCGAATCAATGGGACGAGACGCCTAATATCCCGTGAATAGCTCCATTTTTGTCCGTAAGGGTCCTACATCCATGGCCCTAAGCGTCTCCTGCATGGCTTGGGCCATGGGAGGCGGCCCCACAACATAATAGATGGCGCTCTGCCACTCGCCGCATTCCTCCATGATCATTTGAGGATTGATCCTGTCCGTATAACCTGTCCATGAGCCGTTGCCGTCGGAGAGCCTCGTCATCGTGGGAATGACCGATATGTTCTGATCTTTTTGGGCGATGTCGCTCAACTCAGCGAGAAATGGGGTATCCTCAGGCCTTTGACTCGAATAGAACAGGGTTATGCGATGTCCCGTGCGGGCGACCGATGCGTAAAGTATGAGGCTTCGAAAGGGCGCGATCCCTACGCCGCCGGCAAGGAAAACGAGTGGAGTTGTTGTATCGTCGGGCAGAGTGAGGTTTCCTATTGGTGAATCAATGGTTATTGTAGTGCCGCCATGCATCTCGCTCATGGTACGTTTTAGTGCACTGTCGCTCGTTTTGACCACAAAGAGCAGGTCCTTTTCCAGGGGGGACGAGGCAATGCTAAATGCCCTTTTGAGTCCCCGATCATCTTTGAACCCCAGATTCGGGACAGTAAGTAAAGAGTACTGGCCCGCCTGAAACTGATAATTCTCAGGTTTTCTCACGAAGAAGAGCATGATCTCCCGGCCCACCATCTGTCTTTCCGTAAATTGCGTCTCGTAATTCATGTGTCCTCCGAATGCGGGATTTGTTCCATAGAGAATATTATCAATATGGCCGGAGATTTCAACGGTTAATTGATTACGGCGGCAATGAAGAGGTGCGTAAGCGCCCTCATTTCATCAATTTTTGTTGCCACGTACCGCGCGGATATTTCCATACCGCTACCGGACCCTCCTACCACCAACGATAAACGTAGCGCATACCACAAATAATGTAGGCTTCTGTGTGGGACAGTCTCCCCCAGTCGATACATCGCTTAAGATATCAGTGAGTTAGAACGCACGTAGAACTGGCACGGTTCTTGTATATCTGATATGCCAAGTACCAAACAGGAGGAAAAAATATGAACATGCCAGCAGAACAGAGAACAGAAAATGCCACGGAGATTCGGGAGTTCGATCTTAAGATGCAGTCATTGCGTCAGTACCTTTCTCTGCTTGGGTCGAGCCTTGACCGATACGAGTATCTCAAGAAGTCGGGCGCTCCGGATGTCGTGCTGTATACCGAAAAAGGTCTGATTAACCGGCAGCTGATGTTTTTGTCCAAGATCTGTTCGGAACTGATAAGATAGCGGTTAAAACGTAACATAGGAAGAAATTGCCCTGCATTTTGTTTCTCTACGTAAGCCCGCGGTTTCTCCCCCGGCGCACGCTCATAGAAATATCGCATGGCCTTTACGTGCCTGTTGGCTCATAAAAGAGACGTGGCCCGGGCTAGCTGCTTTGCCTCGCGTCATATAACGTATCGCTTTCTCTTGAGATCCCTCCAATTGATGACCTTCGCGCTCGGATCGATCCTAAACCGACCCCCTCACAAGGTTAAGAGAGGGCTCGTAAAAACACCGGGAAAGAGGTACAATCCCGCAAAAGGAGGAGACCGTCATGGCCAGGTATCAGAGACGAAAGGAAATTGAGGCCACCCAGTGGTTTCCTGGTGTGGCTATTACGGACGTGAGAGAATCCACCGGATGCGCGTTTCTGGAAAACGGGACGCGTGTCATGCCCGGGCAGTATGTGGTGAGAACGGGGAAAATGGTCGCGGTGCTCTCCGAGGAATCTTTCTGTATCATCTTTGATGCAGAGCCCGCAATGAAGAAGGATGCGCGCGATAGATGGCCTGAGCCCGATGTAAAAGAAGGGCAGAGGGGTTGAGGCGTCATGGAAGGATTAAAGATGAAATTGTGCGCGTCGCGGCGATGCGTCACGAGACCCCAATGATAGAAGCAGGGTCCTTATATTGCTGAATTGACCACGAGTCAGAAAGCGAAAGGTGACGAATAAGAAAGAGGCCGCCCTCAGTGGTCCTGACCTT
This sequence is a window from Syntrophorhabdaceae bacterium. Protein-coding genes within it:
- a CDS encoding TRAP transporter large permease; translated protein: MTPIETGTVGVILLLVLMFAGLPIGFAMLLVGSIGFMFIVKLSGALHILGSIPYGVISNYDYCVLPLFLFMGTVILNAGFGRSLFRLARVLTRRMPGGLAIATIFACGVFSAISSSSIACTLTIGLIAIPEMRRYKYDDALIAGSMASGGTLDILIPPSGVFIIYGIMTQQSIGKLFIAGIVPGIILSLMFIGVIYIMVKRNPSLAPPGQTFSFSEMISAFGECIDILALTALVLGGLMVGWFTPTEAGAVGACGATLLSLIRRQLSWQGFRESVIDTMRNTGMIFIVVTGAMIFNAFFAVTTIPMELAGWVSTLPLPPVLIMLVIFLMYILLGTFLDELAMILLTLPIFFPVVTKLGFDPIWFGVITVLVVQMGMISPPVGMTMFIVKGIAPDIPLETIFKGVLPYTIAVAVIMLLLLAFPQLALFLPRLMG
- the dctP gene encoding TRAP transporter substrate-binding protein DctP: MRRVKAYFLFFLAFTVCGVVFSVAPAQAADKPIEVRLAHMFPVGSPSHQIMEAWAKKIATDSNGRLTARIFPVNTLVPAPELVDAVASGTADMSFGFRYAPKGQPLGVTFPFILGAPDVITATKVYDDLWKKFPKVMADEWKDVKILWLTSSMFQALHTRKPVRSLDDMKGLQIRVPSPEMAMMMKDLGATPVFMSTADFVIGMEKKTVDGGTIQPQAVEDNKLAGNLKYMLDLSLGAPTPVFAIMNKDFYGKLPADLKAVIDKSCDWGKQATVQMWVDAWEEVKKYYKTEGVEIVTLPSQERAKVVSIVEKTRDKVGRELDAKGIPGTEVVKYIRERVQQYAK
- a CDS encoding TRAP transporter small permease; the encoded protein is MKFFSKFGRIVGAALCVIGAIPLMIMIIIVTGNSVGRALFRTPITGTIEIAGLAGVIVVAAAVGFTARERANVAVDVLMTRLKPKTKRVFDSVTSALSLGAVLFLLYAVILDAFKSVKLQDVTMTMSIPTSPFKFTWAAGVFILACFLVVHLIRAIRGKDEP
- a CDS encoding FAD-dependent oxidoreductase; translation: MNYETQFTERQMVGREIMLFFVRKPENYQFQAGQYSLLTVPNLGFKDDRGLKRAFSIASSPLEKDLLFVVKTSDSALKRTMSEMHGGTTITIDSPIGNLTLPDDTTTPLVFLAGGVGIAPFRSLILYASVARTGHRITLFYSSQRPEDTPFLAELSDIAQKDQNISVIPTMTRLSDGNGSWTGYTDRINPQMIMEECGEWQSAIYYVVGPPPMAQAMQETLRAMDVGPLRTKMELFTGY
- a CDS encoding enoyl-CoA hydratase-related protein, giving the protein MQVSREVSDKHVLYEVKDNIAYIILNRPEKKNAFSPEMITLWRQGLEQAKRDDTVRVIIVTGKGDTFCSGGDIKDMADGKLQSWDMKRFLWEGVHRIVLTLEDLDKPVIAAINGHAIGAGLDMALMCDLRICSDRAKLAESYITMGLVPGDGGAYFLPRIAGQSKALELLLTGDVLSAEEALKLGIVNRVVSHEKLMAETLTLARKIADKPPLAVRMMKRAVYQAQTSSLSAHLDYISSQLALLSETEDHIEAAKAFLGKRKPVFKGK
- a CDS encoding VPLPA-CTERM sorting domain-containing protein, producing MKSVKAVQSFMLAVTILLATSSIGAALQTWELQATAINKYGSSFVPPPFASPGANIVIDYIIDDQAGILEGEIYRAVKSVYLDGESTITNDGSVITVPGLTAINASLDNRINDSLYFISLNRTGGTVQPTLALTLQDIAASVASGQGTELRLDFSGNDNSVYAIPTSFAPVPVPAALPLLSSGLAVLGLIRRKRKV